From Pseudobythopirellula maris:
GCCATATGATCCTTACGGTCCATAAGCTGCCTCGGCTTCATCGTTCGACGCGGATGTACCGGTCCGTCCCCAAGGACAAAGGAGTGACCTTTCGACGCTTACTTGGTTCATCCGCTAACCTGCAATGGCAGCTTCAACAGTGTCTCTAGCTGGGTTTTTAACGCATGCTTAAGTGAGTCCAGAGGCCGGCCTCAAGATGCTGGCGCTCGTGGCAGTCGCCAATACGCACGCATGCTAATGGCGCCTGCTACTCTGCCCCCGGCGGCTTCTCGTAGAACTTGCTCAGGTCAACCCCGCCGCGTTGCTCTTCTTCTAAGAGCTTGATCCGCTTCTCGAGCTGCTCGCAGCGGCGGGCAAGCTGCGGCAGCAGCGCCTCCTCTTCGTCCGGCAGCTCGGTGCGCGGCGTCTCGGGGTAGCCTAGTTGGCGGTGCAGCGAGGCGAACAGCAGCATCGGGTCCTTGCGCCGGTTGGCCAGCGCGATGCGGCCCTCGCGCTCGCCGAACAGCGGCGGCGCCGCTCCGTCGTCGGCGTCTCGCGATCGCATGCGGTAGAACTCGCTGTGCACGTAAACCAAGTCGGCCACGTCGACCATGCCGACCTGCCGGCGTAGGTCCATGATCCACTTGCGCCAAGCGTCGTCGTACGACGGATCGCCGGCGATCGCCGCCAGGCCGGTGTCGTACCCCAACCGGTTGCGGCAGACCGACTCGAACTGGTAGAGGAACAGCCCCTCGCGTGACGGCGCCAACGCCGCGGCGCCCCCGTCGCTGCTGCGGCCGGCGCGGTAGAGCGCCTCGCGGCGCAGGATCTCCAGCCCGATCCGCAGGTCGAACCGCCCGCGCTCGTTCTCCGCTTCGGAAACCACGTACGCCTGGTACGGCGTGAAGTAGTGGGCCAGCTTGGTCATCGCCGCCCCCATGACGCCGGCGTGCCGCAGCTCGGCGAGCAGGAAGTCGATCGCCATCGGCAGCTTGGTGGTGGCCAGCGTCTCCTCACGGACGCTGGAGAGCACCTCCTGCACGGGCGAATTCTGCCGCAGCCTCTCGCCCAGCACCCCGAAAAAGTGGGCCTGCTCGACGTACTCCTCCACCCCCAAGGGGGCGATCGGATCGGCCATCCCGGCGGAACTGTCTTGCGGCGTCATGCTGGCGGGCGTCGGGGAGAAGGGGAGCGTGAACGGGGGGACATTCGGCATCGGGGCCGGTTACCCTATAATACGAAGATCGCCGTCTCACGAGCAGGCTCGCCCAAGCGCACAGAGCCCGGCCGCAGCCCCCCCACCAACCTCCGACGGGAGTCGGCGGTTGACCCCACGTGTGGCTACGAATCCTCGTGGCGGCGCGAACCGCCGACTCCCGTCGGCGGCTGAGCCGCAGCTGCTAGCGACGCTTACCGCTCCCCACCAACCCTCTGGTCCCGCCGTGTCCACCCGTTTCTCCAGTATTGAACAGGCCGTCGAGGCGATCGCCGCCGGACGCATCGTCATCGTTGTCGACGCCGAGGACCGCGAGAACGAGGGGGACTTCATCGCCGCGGCCGAAAAGACCTCCGCCGCGACGGTCAACTTCATGATCACCCACGGCCGCGGTCAGCTCTGCTGCCCCGTGCTGCCCGAGGTCGCCAGCCGGCTGCGGCTGCCGCTGATGGTCGACGACCAGATGAACAACGCCCCGCTCCAGACCAACTACACGGTGAGCGTCGACCACCACACGGCGCGCACGGGCATCACGGCCGAAGAGCGGGCCGAGACGGTCCGCGAGCTCGCCTCGCCCACGAGCGAGCCGACCGACTTCGTGCGCCCCGGCCACATGTTCCCGCTGATCGCCAAGGAGGGGGGCGTGCTGCGGCGCGCCGGGCACACCGAGGCGGCCGTCGACCTCGCCCGCATGGCCGGTCTCACCCCGGCGGGCGTGCTGTGCGAGGTGCTCAACGCCGACGGCGACCGCGCCAACCGAGACGAGCTCCGCTCCTTGGCCGACGAACACGACCTGCCGATCATCTCGATCGAGGAGCTGATCGCCTACCGCCGCGTTCGTGAGCAGCTTGTCGAACGCCAAGCCGAGGCCGACCTGCCAACCAAATACGGCGACGCGCGGATCATCGCCTACGGCGTGAAGCACGAGGCGATGGAGCCGGTGGCGATCGTGTTCGGCGACCCCTCGAAGGCCGAGCAGCCGCTCGTCCGCCTGCACTCCAGTTGCTTCACGGGCGACCTGATCCAGTCGCTCCGCTGCGACTGCGGCGACCAGCTCCACATGGCGCTCGACATGATCAGCCGCGAGGGCGTTGGCGTGCTGATCTACCTGCCGCAGGAGGGCCGCGGCATCGGCCTGCCGGCCAAGATCAAGGCTTACGCCTTGCAAGACAAAGGCATGGACACGGTCGAGGCGAACATCGCCCTGGGCTTCAAGGCCGACCCACGCGATTACGGCGTCGGCATCCAGCTGCTCAAGGACCTGGGTCTCACCAAGATTCGCCTGCTGACGAACAACCCGAAGAAGACCGACGCGTTCATCTACGGCGGCTTCGACCTGCAAGTGGTCGACCAAGTGCCGCTGCTGCCGCCCGCTAACGAAACGAACGCTGCTTACCTGGCGACCAAACGCGACAAGATGGGCCACACGCTGCCCAGCGAGTGAGCGCGGCGCCACACCCGATCTCGCCAGCCGGCAACCCCCTAACCGAGGACCTACGGTCGTCGGAGGCGCCACGAACCGGCTTGCCGTATCCACAACGGCGTCGCCTCCGCCCCTCACTCCATGCTCCGCCTGCACACCAACGTCTACGCCTGGCCCCCCGCCGCGCAAAGCGGCCCGACGGTCACATTGCGCAGCGCCGAGTTCGCCACCCACGGCGGCCTCGCGGGCGGCCCGCCCCTGTTCACCACGCCGCTGCCGGTGGCGTTCGAGGCGATGCAGGCCGCGCTGCTCGCCCTGCCGAGGTCCGACGCCGAGCCGGACGGTTTCTTCCTGGTCACCGGCGGCAGCGGCGATACGTTTTGGCGGCTCAACGGCCACATGCACGAGTTCGACTCCGAGGGAGGCGGCGACGCGATGCACCGCGTCGAGCTCAATGGCGAGTGCCCCGCCGACGCGCTCGACGCCGTGCTCCGCACGATGGGCTGGCCAAGCACCGAGCTGGCGTTCGAGCTGGTCCAAGAGGGGGTCACGCTCCGCGAGCCCGACTTCCGCCGCTACGCGGAAAGCCCGCCCGAGGGCTGATCGCCCCCTGCGTGCGACGGCTCACAATCGATCGGGCCGCCGGCAATCATACTCGGGGGCGAAGTCTTCCCATTCGCCACCCCGGGCCGAACCGATGAGCCCCTCCACCGCCGCCGAGAGGCCCGCTTCGCCAGACGAGGGCGACGCCCCGCCGACGCCGGCGCTCGAGGCGCAGCAGCCCGACCAGTGGGTCGAGCGCCACGGCGACGCGCTGCTCGGCTACGCGCTGGCGCGTGTGAACGACATGGCCACGGCCGAAGACCTTGTGCAGGAGACCCTGCTCACGGCGTGGCGCTCGCGCGACAAGTTCGACGGCCGGGCGTCGTTCCGCACCTGGCTGGTCGCGATCCTGCGTCGCCGGATCGCCGACCACTACCGCGGCGAGGCCCGGAAACGGCGCCCCGCCAAGCGGGCCGACGACTCCGCCACGCCGTTCGACAAGCACGGCAAGTGGGCCGAGGAGATCGCCGAGTGGCCGGCGGATCGAACGGCCGAAACGCCTGAAAAAATCGTCGAAAACGCCGAATTCTGGGACGCGCTCGCCCGCTGCTCCGGCAGCCTGCCGGCGCAACTCGAGCGGGCCTTCCGGCTGCGTGAGTTCGGCCGCGGCAGCGTTGAGGAGATCTGCGAGCACGAGGGCATCACGCGCAAGAACCTCTCGGTCCGCCTGCACCGGGCGCGGCTGATGCTGCGGAAGTGCCTGGAAAACAGTTGGTTCTGCGAGAGGCCCGCCGCCGAGCAAGTCGCCGAAGTCCCAGCGGAGGAAGAAGCATGAAGCTCTCCCGGCTGTGGATGATCCTCACACTCAATTGCGAGCACGCCTCGCGGCTGATGTCCGACGCGTGCGACGGGCCGATCGAGCCGAGCGAGCGCCTCGCGATGCGGCTGCACACGGCCTGTTGCAAGCCGTGCCGCCGGTTCCGGCGTCAGCTCGGCGTGATCGAGCGGGCGTGCGAAGCGTTGGCCAACGCCTGGCGCGGCCGCCCCGAGACCCACGACTCGGGCCCCCGGCTTTCGGCCGAAGCGGCCGATCGCATCGACGCGGCGCTACGCACCGCCCGCGCGTCTGACCTCGGCTGAAACGCAGCGCAGTCGCCCAGTGCGGCCATGCCGCGCACTTCTTCGGCTTTCTCGCCGAATCCTTGTAGCCGCCGCTTCCGGGCAGCGACTAACCCTTCAGCAACCGAGTGAATCGCGATTCACGCAGCGAACAGGCATCAACGAGCCCCCCCAAGAAGCACGATCAAACCCCCTTGCGCGCATTCGGAATCCTCCGTCGAGGAGGGGGCTTGCGCGTCTATTAGCACTCACATCCAAGGAGCTTAAAACGATATGCAACGCCACATCTTTACCGCGCTTGCGACGACGTTAGCCTTCATGCTGATGCTCAGCGTCGCCGTCCGCGCCGACGCTCAGCAGCTGAAGATCACGGTCGAAAACCTCAACCCGGCCGAAGGGTTCTTCCTCACGCCCATGTGGTTCGGCCTGCACGACGGCTCGTTCGATCTGTTTGAACCGGGCGCCGCTGCGTCGGCCGGCCTGGAACTGATCGCCGAGGATGGCGACCCCAGCACGCTGCAAGGTGAGTTTGCCGCCCCGGGCCGTTTGCAGGGCGTGGTCTTCGGTCCCGGGGGCTTCGGCTCGATGGCGGGCCAGCCGCCGGTGATCGATGCGGGCGAGACCGCTTCGGCGACGATCGACCTGATCAACCCGGCTGCCTACCCCTACTTCAGCTTCGCCTCGATGGTGATCCCGTCGAACGACGCCTTCATCGGCAACAACAACCCGATCGGCTACGAGTTGTT
This genomic window contains:
- the ribB gene encoding 3,4-dihydroxy-2-butanone-4-phosphate synthase; translated protein: MSTRFSSIEQAVEAIAAGRIVIVVDAEDRENEGDFIAAAEKTSAATVNFMITHGRGQLCCPVLPEVASRLRLPLMVDDQMNNAPLQTNYTVSVDHHTARTGITAEERAETVRELASPTSEPTDFVRPGHMFPLIAKEGGVLRRAGHTEAAVDLARMAGLTPAGVLCEVLNADGDRANRDELRSLADEHDLPIISIEELIAYRRVREQLVERQAEADLPTKYGDARIIAYGVKHEAMEPVAIVFGDPSKAEQPLVRLHSSCFTGDLIQSLRCDCGDQLHMALDMISREGVGVLIYLPQEGRGIGLPAKIKAYALQDKGMDTVEANIALGFKADPRDYGVGIQLLKDLGLTKIRLLTNNPKKTDAFIYGGFDLQVVDQVPLLPPANETNAAYLATKRDKMGHTLPSE
- a CDS encoding sigma-70 family RNA polymerase sigma factor gives rise to the protein MSPSTAAERPASPDEGDAPPTPALEAQQPDQWVERHGDALLGYALARVNDMATAEDLVQETLLTAWRSRDKFDGRASFRTWLVAILRRRIADHYRGEARKRRPAKRADDSATPFDKHGKWAEEIAEWPADRTAETPEKIVENAEFWDALARCSGSLPAQLERAFRLREFGRGSVEEICEHEGITRKNLSVRLHRARLMLRKCLENSWFCERPAAEQVAEVPAEEEA
- a CDS encoding zf-HC2 domain-containing protein; its protein translation is MKLSRLWMILTLNCEHASRLMSDACDGPIEPSERLAMRLHTACCKPCRRFRRQLGVIERACEALANAWRGRPETHDSGPRLSAEAADRIDAALRTARASDLG
- a CDS encoding spondin domain-containing protein produces the protein MQRHIFTALATTLAFMLMLSVAVRADAQQLKITVENLNPAEGFFLTPMWFGLHDGSFDLFEPGAAASAGLELIAEDGDPSTLQGEFAAPGRLQGVVFGPGGFGSMAGQPPVIDAGETASATIDLINPAAYPYFSFASMVIPSNDAFIGNNNPIGYELFNAMGEFIGPTTIEIHGDMIWDSGTEVNNTAGAAFSEFGMDMATDEGGTVMAHPGLSNFEGVGTPVGTIGAGLAPGANDLVARITITQIPEPVSLALVALGAIGLASARRRE